The Setaria viridis chromosome 9, Setaria_viridis_v4.0, whole genome shotgun sequence sequence AAATAACTCATATTTCTTTTCTATGGAATGCAGATTAACAAATTATTTGGGGAGTCACTGAAACCCCAAATATAGATTTCTCAAATGTACAAATTTCCCTAATGACAACTGCAAATGTCAAAAAAGGGCTACTCCCTTTCATTGAGAAGTGtgaaattagaaaataagaCAAGCCAGTGGGACAAGGACCCAGTATGATTTGGATACAGGTTAAGTGCAAAAAGTCCATTGATAAATAACTTACACACAAATTACACTATATAATGCACTCTAAAATTAAAATGAATGACCTATAACTAAACTGACTTACTGTTAAAGTGGCAAAGCTAGAAAAAGAACTCAGCTTTTCACATAATCTGATACTAATGGTATTAAGCTCATATTTAGCGCAAAATGGTAGAGCTTCTTATCAGATAAATACACAAATGGAATTCTGAGCTTCTATATATAGGTAACATATAAGGCAATTACACACAAATGAATGTTGATTTACAAGGAATAGAAATTTAATATGAATGACTGGCACAACAttgtagaaagaaaagaaagtctAATTAGATAGCAAATAGATGCCACAGAAGCAATGAAGAAAAAGTACCATCTCTACTTCAAATGGTTGCCTTCTGCAGGAAACCCTTTCTTGAAGATTGCAGATTCGATCTGCATTGGAAGGGATTTGTTAACAAATCGAACACAACACAATACTGTGTGCACAGAGTTTTTTGTAAAGAACTGAGGTGTTGCTCATATCGGAATACTTAGGATAGGATGGACATTGTAAATATAATGCTGAGATGCTGAACCAAACTACACTGAAGGTGAGGGAACAAAAGCAGTTTAGCCAAAAAAAAGATATTGAACAGCTGCATCAATTCAGCTAAAGAAAAAGCTAAAAGTATTTAACTTAACCAAATTTCTTATGTACTATAAGAAAGATTAGGTTCAAGTGTAGGAATAAAGCATAGGTGTCAAACACTAATAGACATAGTCAAACAAATTAAAGATCataaaagaattatttcacTATTTAATTCTaatgaaaaagaaattaaataaTTGAAACTACAAACTTGACAAAAATTCAGAGAtgctaaaaaacaaaatgagcattgaaaaaaatcaagtgaATCAAAATCCTTTCGTATACACTAGAATCCATAAGCAACACCACCTCTGTGATAGGCTAAAACATTCAAATATGCTCGGAATCTTCAACAAAATCATAAACAAAGGCTCCAACAATCAACCAAAAAACTATATGTAATAATTCCATTTTCTACTGACAACAAAAACACTCAGGTGTCCTTTATCTTTTCGCTAAAATTATCGTAATATAGAATATTTACTAACTTTACACTAAACATAAAAATGAGAATGAGAATAAATAATCCACTACCTAATTACAAAGTGTAGGTGGTGTATCACTTAGCACAAGCACACCAGTCAATAAGATATTTTAACAATTAATACTAAGATATGGGCATCCTCGTATTCCTAGCTATATGATTTAGTTTCAGATAGGGCTGATAATTTATAAATTAATTCTTAAAGCTAAGTAAACTCAAAACATAAAGAAACAAGCTATCATGTTTCTATCACTTAAATTATCATACAAACTAGTAGGTCATATTAGTTAGTGTGAACAAACCACTAcagaaaaatgaagaaaataacCCTAATGCATGCAACATTGAGTTCATCATACACCTTTTTGGTCTTGGTAGAGAAGTATCAAAGCTGTTGGAAATGATGTTGAAGCTAGCAGCCCTACCACCTCTCCAGTCCTTGCTAAGGGCTTGTAAACAATCTTCTGGGTGGCTGACAGAGAAGTTTCAAAGTTGTTATTTTACAAACTAAAGAATCTTCCTAATAATCCTAACACAAAAGATTGCTTAACAACCAGACAAAACTTGCTAGTGATGGAATGAACATTAGTCATCAAATCCTAAATAATATAAAAGTTGTCATGAATGTTTCAGTTTATGATATTAGACGTCATTGATAtctaaaaaagaagagaaaaaataaCTAAACAAGCTCAAAATAAGAGATAACACATCTTAGTGAGGAGAGAAAGGCAATCTCATGCAAGCAACAGATTATAGAAATGTGCACACCATCAGTCCATCACAATTTCTGTTAGTCGCTAACAAACATGATGTGTACATCATCACAAACCAACAGGTGCATAATACAATGATAGAGTCACTAACGAACAACATGTCTAAACCATTATAATTTCTGTTGCCGATGTCCCTCCTGATGAGATCAAAATGCTTCTCATACGGATGTTTTCAAAGAAAATACATATACAGACAAGGAAATCATATGAAATGCTAGCAAAACTTGACATTACCCAAACTATTTCAAATATTGTAACAGTTACACCTTGTTTACATGCAAATGACAGCACAATCACCATTGGAACTTTAGTACCTATGAACTGTAACCATCATGGTTGTTTCTATTAGTCACTAACTAACATGCAGATGTCCCTCCTAATGAGATCAAAATGCCTCTCAGACAAATATGGTCGAAGAAAATACATCAATAGACAAAGAAATCATACAAAATGCTTGCAAAAAGTGATATTACCCAAACTATTTCAAATATTGCAATAGTTACACCTTGTTTACATGATGATAGTACAATCACTACTAGAACTTTAGTAGCTATGAATTGTAACCATCACAATTTCTGTTAGTCACTAACCAACATGCGGATGCCCATCCTAATGAGATCAGAGTGCCTCTCAGACGAATGTGGTCGAAGAAAATAGACATAGAAATCGTATAATGTGCAAGCGGGAGGAACCGAACAAACTAGCTGAACAAGCTAAACTGCAGAGCGAAACTCGATAGGAATTCAAATTAGGACACGGATTACATGCGACCTAATTCAGAAAACATCATAGGAAGCTAAAAATTGATTCTAACCGAGATCCACAGCAATCAAATCGGAGTGGGCGAAATTAACCCTGGTAAATCAGAGAACTCGAACCAATTAGGAATCAATCACAAGCAAACACGAGATTCATGAGTGTGGAACACAGAAATTGACGGCAAAACTAATCAGAACAGATGAACCCTAGAGCTGCTTCTCCTCGGCAGCACGAGAGTCAGGTAGctgctctcttcctcctccgccccgtCCCTCCTCCAGCTCCCGTGGCCGGCAAGGCAGCTCCGTCGTGCGCAGAGGCTCATCTcaacggctgcggcggcgggggcgcgaggcgaggcggacgTGCTGCCATGGCCGGGGGgtgaggtggaggcggtggtgccGGGAGGCTCGAGGAGCCGTGAGATGAGCAGTTGGGGAGAAGCCAGCTCGACATCGGCGCGAGCTCACCTTCCAATGTGATGTGGGCAGGGGCTTCGCCACTGACGACGGCAGGGTGGGGATGGGGGCGTTGGACCTAGGGGCAGGGAAAGAAATGGAGTGGCATTGGAAATCCCGACCAGAAATATCGTGGCCTCCAAAAATTGCAAAACGATGTAGTCTAATAAATGGACCCCACAAGTCACGATAAGATAGAGATAAAAGAAGAAAGGACCAAACGGAGGGAGCATACAAAACATAGCAGATCGAACGGTCACCAAATCAAGTGAAGAAAGGCTAGATTTCACTTAGGTGAGATATAGCTTTTCCTTTATTTTAGCACGAAGAAGAAGGTCCGTAACTTAAAGTACTACCTGGAGATCTTCAAATCAATTTTCTGACCATATCTTCAATAGGCAATGTATGCATACACCTTTCAGACTTTAGGCGCAGAGACAGACTCGAGGTTGCCATGTAACCCCGGAACCATGGCATCATCAACATTATCACTTGAGTGAGTGCAGTATCAATGTATCAACGTCTGCGCCAGCTTGGGCCCCAGACAAAATACCAGCGGGATCTTTGCGGCGCCACCTGCTCGTGGTTGAATGCGTTCGTTAGACCAACGTTCTGCTGGATCGCGCGGGGCGCGCCGTACCCCTGCAGAGCGCTTACATTACATACAGTACACGTCTACAGTCTACGCCAGTGCATTTATACTGCCCCACTGCAGCCTCTGTTGCTCCTCGGTTATTTAATTTCCAGGTGACTCATAAACAGATTAACTGTTGTCGTCGCAGACCGCAGCACGACGTGGAGAGTCGGTTCCCTGCTCCATTCCATTCTGTGTGCATTTCCTTCGATGCATAAGGATGACGTCCCAATACTGGATTTATTTACCGAACGAGAAGAGGATAAATGTACAGGCGATGGTGATGCTCTCTTGTCCGTGTTGCATGCATAAAGGACACGCTAGATTACTAGGCCGTAGACAGCATCTACTAGCTACCCCCGTAGCCGCCGTGATTGCTCGCAAGAACGCAGAATGGCCCAGTCTTTGCTACATGATACTACTCCTACGTATCCAAGAACAATGATTGCGTCCATGACGTGCCACCAGGACAGGAACTTGTGCCTTTTGACCGGCACAAGCACTGAAGCATGCACAAGCTACCGATCGCCCAGCGCAAGGTTGCCAAACACATGCAACTCCCACGGAACAGGGGAAAAGCTGAAAAGGAGCCTGAtcaaacagagagagagagggctcAGGGCTGGCGGGCCGAGCATGTAAACAAACGGAAGATTCCACGGCGAGGTCTTTCTAATCCCCGCTCGTGACTCCACGCGCGACGCGCCCCGTAAACCTCCATGTGCTTGGCCGCGAGCACGGCGGGGCACAGAGCGGCACAGCGAGCCGCCGTTGCGCTGCGCCCCCGCGTGGCCACGTCTCCCCGAGCGCGGAGGAGAAAGACACCCCagcgggccggccggccggccggggaagCAGTGCGCGCGCGGGCGGGACAAGAGCTCGCGTCCATGGCTTGGGATTGAGAAGGGGCACGCAGCCGGAGCCCACAGCGCTGgcactcaccagtcaccaccggCCATGATCGGTGGATGGATCGCTTTTTGTGCGGGGGCTGATCGAGAGCAGTGAGCAGGTCGCTTCCCTGCACGTTCAGGCCCGATCATTGCAGCCGCGATTGCAGATGCGCTAGAACCGCAGAGGCGACGCTGAACTTTCCTCCCGGCTACTTTTAACCCCAATCATTACTCACTGATTGGGTGCTCCGCCGCTGGATTTAGAATCTTATCGGCTCCATTATAGACAGGAATTCAAAGGTCGCTCGGTGCATGAATACGTGCTTATCGTAGGGGGGGATCAAATCACGCAGATCACACCATTTATAGGCGCCATGCACCGCGAGGGCGATCGATGGCAGAGGAGACGAATTCATGTCGTGTAGGTCGTAGCATCCGCGACACGGACTAGATCGCTGCtctcaaatcaaatcaaactaTCAAAGAGGGAAACAATGCGAGGACGTCCGGCCGGGGCCGCGCTAATCGGCAGGCAGTACCGCTCATCATACACGGATGGGCACATGCCATTGCCTCGTTCCCAGGAATCCTGTCCGAGAGGGTAGCGTCCAAGCCGAGAATTAATGGCAAGGCCCCCCGGCCAGCGCTCATGCAGTCATGCAGAGCAGAGCGCACGATGAGGCGGGCAGCTGCAAGCTACAGTGACGAGGAGACGGCGCCGGGCGTACGTGCTGCATGCATAGGGTGGTTGCGCCCGGAGCAGAGCAGCGATCAGAAGCTCATCATGGCGCGCTGCCGGCTACTggatggccggcggccggttGGTGGATTGCCGTTGCATTGCAGCAGCCAGCGAGCGAGCCCGGGCTGCAAATTGAATTCTCCCTGTCCGGCTATCGGCGCGTAGACCGGTGACGCAATTGGTGCGTGATGCCATGTTAGGGTGGATATCCATGCATCTTTTGTACTCTGGTGCTGATCGAGACGTGCTCGGACCTAGCACTACTCTACATGTCTCTTTCAGCCGTGTGTACGTATCGATATAGTCCAGATGACAGGCAGTGGTCCGCGTCTTACACGGTTCATCAggccgtcggcgatgcagatGGGATCATCACAGAAATCCATATATGACTGCATGATCTGAAGAGCTCCCTATTGTCTGGTATCCAACGgtcgaaaaaaaaaacatttttataGTCCATGAAGAGTTGCCAAAATTATAGCGTGGGTTTTTGTACTGATCAACGGGTAAATTTTGTTACCACTTAAGTTATAATCGATGGTACTACCTCATCAACGACCTTAGCTGCTGGTGAGGATCAGTCATGTTTATGTGCGTATCGTCATGATCATTTTGCTGCTTTGTATGCACGGCCCAGATCGAGTGAAGCGTCCAGCGACAAGAAACAAGAGTGGATTAGTAGCTAGTAGCACCTAGACACCTGTTTCTCGATCGCCAGCTTCCGATTTGGAAGAGGAGCAGCAGCGTTGATGTGAGTGTCCATCAACCAGAGAAACCTAACAACGAAACTTTGATGTGAGTGACACCGAACACATATATGTATAGCAAAGTGCATGGATGCCTAGCATTGGGTGTGTGGTGCATGGTTGGAGCTAGCCGTTGTGACCTCGTTCCACTTTTCTCGGCGGAACGCGATCCCCGAAAAGCAAACGGCATCCCGAAAACCACACGAACTAGCGGTCACGAAATGTGCTAGCTTGTCGTGAGCCTAGGCACCATCCTCTTGGACGGCTAGGGACGAGTAGTTTATAATCGTAGCGGTGGGGTTCTTAAATCTTTGTAGTAATCACATCCCCAATCTAACACAGCAGTACTACTACATGAAAAAAAAGCGACTAAACCAGGACAAAAACAAAGGGAATGCCATTTGGTCAAAGCTATGCGTTATGGAATAAAGCTACGCGCTATGGAATACTAATATCATGTGCATACATAAAAAAAAAGGTCAAAAGTCGTTAGTACTCGGTACAAACCTGCATATTTGAGCTCATCCAATTTAGAATTCTGTAACATGGTGCATCgattgtttcaaaaaaaaaatatatggtgCATCGACATAATGTACTTATACGAGTTGAACAGTAGAATTATTACCACCTTTAGCTAGGTTGGTACTGCTAAGATCTCAAACCCAAACTAGTTAAAATACCGGCCTTTCGCAAGTAGCTCGCCCTCTCACCTTGTGCCTTTGTGGTACAGCGGAAGATGGAGGCCTGGAGGGCATGGACCAAGAAGAAGTAAGTCAAAAAGGTCAAAACAAGCATGTAGTACAAAAGCAGTAACAAAAGGTGTGGATGGACCAAAGCGTAAATAAAAGCTTatataaaacaaaaaagaagCGCACGCGTTTGTGTCCTAGCTAGTGTTCCCATGAAATGTCACCGTAGTTGGTGCCTTGGTGGCATGCGCCACCACGCCACCACACGAAGCGCTTTACTTACCGGCCGGATTTACGTAACTTGCCAGGGCCGGCAGGATTATTCTCGCAGAAAATTAATATTGTTCTAGAAACCAAGAACTCCCACGCCAACAGGCGGCTCTGccacgtgcgtgcgtgcgtgatgTTACCGAGTAGCGACCACCCGTACGTGCGCGCGCATGAATACCGGACGGCACCGTCCCGTGCCCTTGACCAAACTACAGTTGTAGTAAACGGTGTGGCACGGATCATTGCTACCGGACGACGCGTCGGCATGCTAGGGAACGGTCCATCCCTAAAGCCAAAAACATCCTGATTTCACTCGCGGAGTCGCGGCTGCACGTACACACCACACGAGCGCGCAAGACGCCCAAGCAAACACGGGCGCGTACGACGACCCCGCTACACGGCTGCGGCGAGCGGCgtgcccccgtcgccgcgcgcTCAGCTGCCGAGGAGCTAGCGCCACCGGACGCGGCCGCCCCGGCGGCCGGGTACGGTaggcgcacgcacgcacgcagccTCCCTCCCGTGGCGTCCGTCAAGACGGAAGACTTTTAAACCCCTCGCTCGCGGCGCCACCGACCCACCGTACGTAACGTAACGTACGTCGCGCATCTCCACGCCGCTTGGCACGTCCCGCTTGGCCCCGTCTCGCCCTTCGGATCCTTCCGCTTTGCGGTGCCCTCCCTGTGCGGCTAGCCTCCTGGCCCAGAGGATTAATTAGCGCAGACGACGGACGGCTCGCCTCTCTCCACCCCATCGGCTTCTTCTTCCACGGCGAGTCGGCGACTGCCATTGGAACGCCGCTAGCTTTATTAATCGCCTTTTGGGGGGCGCCCCCGGCCCACACGCGCATACTAGAGTAGAAACGGAGTCAAAACCCCCGGCTTCCACCCCTATATATACGCTCTCCGCCCGCTGTCTCTCTCGTCCCCCGGCGTGCTcgttctcctcctcggtcactcGGTCACCTCCCACTTCTCCCCTCTCCACGTACCAACGAGACACGGGGAGCTGACGGGCGGATgggaggtgctgcgtcgcccccGACGCGGAGGCCGGGCGAGGCCGCGGAGGTGACGGAGCTGGAGCTGCGCATCCAgctactcggcggcggcggcgggggcgggggcggcggcgtgtgcTACAACATCAACGACAACGCCGACCTGCTGGCCGAGATCCTGGGGCGCCTGGACGGGCGCTCGCTGGCCGCGGCCGCCTGCGTCTGCCGCCTCTGGGCCGCCGTGGCGCGCCGCGACGCCGTCTGGGAGGCGCTCTGCCTCCGCCACGtcggcccggcgccgccggccacggcagCGGCTGCCGGCCCCGCCAcgcgcgccgtcgtcgccgcgctcGGCGGGTACCGCCGCCTGTACCGGCTCTGCCTGGGGCCCGCGCTCGACCGTCTCGGGCGCGCGGGGGCGCTGGCGCAGGCCCAGGCGGCGCGGGCGCACCACCTGTCGCTCtccctctcgctctcgctcttCTCCATCGACTGCTACGagcgcctcggcgtcggcgtcggcggcggcggcgggggcgccggcgcggccgccgggaggcagcagcagcagccgtcgTCCCTGCTGTTCCTCTGCAAGCCCGTCGACGTGTCGTGATGGCATTCATCAGCGGCCCGCGGCCTGGCACGCACTGGCACCGCTGTCCCTCGCCCCGCCACGCTGCCGCTCGCCTAATCCATCGTCCCGGCCGTCCGACCGCCCCATGTCGCGTCGCGTCCTTGGCCTACGCTGCCGCCCAGCCTTGTGCTGCTCGTCTGAGTGTGCGACGCCGACGacggacgccgccgcgcgcttGACTTAAATTATTAATTGGTTTGATTATTATTAGTAGCACGGA is a genomic window containing:
- the LOC117836900 gene encoding F-box protein SNE, translating into MGGAASPPTRRPGEAAEVTELELRIQLLGGGGGGGGGGVCYNINDNADLLAEILGRLDGRSLAAAACVCRLWAAVARRDAVWEALCLRHVGPAPPATAAAAGPATRAVVAALGGYRRLYRLCLGPALDRLGRAGALAQAQAARAHHLSLSLSLSLFSIDCYERLGVGVGGGGGGAGAAAGRQQQQPSSLLFLCKPVDVS